In Cotesia glomerata isolate CgM1 linkage group LG3, MPM_Cglom_v2.3, whole genome shotgun sequence, one genomic interval encodes:
- the LOC123261704 gene encoding glucose-induced degradation protein 8 homolog, whose amino-acid sequence MDKKNGNSKDEWGAEVGSHIQRVSMNNLIMNYLVTEGFKEAAEKFQQESGVGPTIELNSMDDRIRIRDAVQNGRIQEATDLVNQLHPELLDNDRYLYFHLQQLHLIELIRTGRIEEALQFAQEQLSEAGESDDNILSELERTLALLAFEEPHNSPFSDLLHPSHRQKIASELNTAILKMEHRESTNPRLNNLLKMILWAQDELDKKKVKYPKMTDLGSATIESPK is encoded by the exons ATGGATAAAAAAAACGGTAATTCGAAGGATGAATGGGGAGCTGAAGTTGGCTCTCACATCCAGCGAGTCTCTATGAATAATCTCATCATGAACTATTTAGTCacag aaggGTTCAAGGAAGCTgctgaaaaatttcaacaagAATCTGGGGTAGGTCCAACCATTGAATTGAACTCTATGGATGACAGGATTCGTATAAGAGATGCAGTTCAAAATGGACGTATTCAAGAAGCAACAGATTTAGTTAATCAGCTTCATCCAGAGCTACTTGACAATGATAGATACTTATATTTCCATCTACAGCAACTTCATTTAATAGAATTAATACGTACTGGGCGAATTGAAGAGGCATTGCAATTTGCTCAGGAACAATTAAGTGAAGCTGGAGAATCAGATGACAATATTCTGAGTGAATTAGAAAGAACTCTTGCGTTATTAGCTTTTGAAGAACCTCATAACAGTCCTTTTAGTGATTTATTGCATCCATCTCATCGACAAAAG atTGCTAGTGAATTGAATAcagctattttgaaaatggAGCACAGAGAATCAACTAACCCAAGactaaacaatttattaaaaatgattttatggGCGCAAGATGAATtagataagaaaaaagttaaatatccAAAAATGACAGATTTAGGGAGCGCAACTATTGAAAGTCCCAagtaa